CCGTGATGCAGAGGTTGAACTTTTGGGCAACAAGGTTTTGGTTACCCACGGTGATCCGAAGAGTTTGGGCGCCTTGCGCGCCGCTTGCTCAGTGATTTACTCTTCAGAGGTTCCTATCTATGGGCTGGATGTTGAGCCTGCGCTATACGAATAGGCTTAGGGTATGTCTGAAGATTTAGTTTCACAGGTTTCTGAGCAGGTTAGTCAAATAACAGATCTGCCGCTTGAAGAGCAGCCGGTCGGATTTTCTGCTTTGCGGGATCTCCTTGAGAACGAACTGAATTCTGCTTCGAAAACATCGGTCAACTAGTGCGAATTGACGTAACTCTTGTTGAGCGTGGCTTGGCTCGATCACGAAACCAGGCGGCAACGCTAGTTGAGTCAAACCGTGTCTTGATTAATGGAAAAGCGGCCAGGAAAGCCTCTCAGAGCGTTCTTGAAACTGACAAAATTTTGGTTCTAGAGGCAGTGGACTATGTCAGTAGAGCGGGTCACAAATTAGCTAATGCCTTGGATAAATTTGCTGATCTTGACCTAGTCGGCAAAACGGCGTTGGATGTTGGAGCATCGACCGGTGGTTTCACTGATGTCCTACTCCGCCGGGGCGCAGGCTTGGTTTATGCGATTGACGTTGGTCACGATCAAATGGTCCCAGAACTTGCAGAGAACCCTAGAGTCATCAGCATCGAGGGGTTCAATGCCCGTGAACTTTCAACTTCAGAGCTGGCTCTGCGTGCCGGTAAGGCAAAATCAGAAATTTCGATCGATGTCGTGGTCG
This portion of the Rhodoluna limnophila genome encodes:
- a CDS encoding TlyA family RNA methyltransferase → MRIDVTLVERGLARSRNQAATLVESNRVLINGKAARKASQSVLETDKILVLEAVDYVSRAGHKLANALDKFADLDLVGKTALDVGASTGGFTDVLLRRGAGLVYAIDVGHDQMVPELAENPRVISIEGFNARELSTSELALRAGKAKSEISIDVVVGDLSFISLTLVLRQISETAPAADIVLLIKPQFEVGKQSLSAHGLVTDHRLRAGAIKQVVDEAHSLGLGIRGLEKSELPGTHGNVEYLLWISSKEPVNRSKWTERIETIARENK